From the genome of Streptomyces sp. NBC_01260, one region includes:
- a CDS encoding OPT/YSL family transporter, which produces MAHHVFAPHPAPPSSAPDEPRSHPRVMEPVLLVILVVLSAVGAVIGIDLVSKLGISANTSVVGALVAMLIGRIPLGFLRRMRSVHRQNLAQSAISAATFASANALLTSVAVPYVFGRTDLVWPMLAGAFIGLVVDAWVLYRAFGSRLLPADAAWPPGTAAAETIKAGDRGGRRALILAGGTAVGLAGTLFSLPLSAAGVAFLGNVWALMMFGIGLMLRQYGPDLFHTDLGAGYIPHGVMVGAGIVALGQAVHLLLSRRDRKRTAAAADRKRTAAAADSPSTAPVEQTDPSTAYTVDERALRLSLIRGYALFTGGAVVLAVLGGLIGEMSPLGIVGWVLFAAFAALVHELIVGLAAMQSGWFPSFAVTLIFLILGLAIGIPSVPLALLVGYVSATGPAFADMGYDLKAGWLLRREHRPWDPFEREGRRQQFLAALIGFAVALAVVALAWRSYFGQGLIPPVAKVYADTIKSGLSDPDAVRTMLLWAIPGAAIQLIGGTRRQMGVMLATGLLILTPQACWLVLGALVIRVGYRKLRGPAADEELNLVGAGLIAGSSLGDSAQILKT; this is translated from the coding sequence ATGGCGCACCACGTCTTTGCGCCGCACCCTGCCCCGCCGTCGTCCGCCCCCGACGAGCCCCGGTCGCACCCCAGGGTCATGGAACCCGTGCTGCTGGTGATCCTGGTGGTGCTCTCCGCCGTGGGAGCCGTCATCGGCATCGACCTGGTCTCCAAGCTGGGCATCTCCGCCAACACCTCGGTCGTCGGCGCACTCGTCGCCATGCTCATCGGCCGCATCCCTCTGGGCTTCCTGCGCCGGATGCGGTCCGTGCACCGGCAGAACCTCGCCCAGAGCGCGATCTCCGCCGCGACCTTCGCCTCCGCGAACGCCCTGCTGACATCCGTCGCCGTGCCGTACGTCTTCGGGCGCACGGACCTGGTCTGGCCGATGCTCGCGGGCGCGTTCATCGGGCTCGTCGTGGACGCCTGGGTGCTCTACCGCGCCTTCGGCTCCCGGCTGCTGCCCGCCGACGCCGCCTGGCCGCCCGGCACCGCGGCCGCCGAGACCATCAAGGCCGGCGACCGGGGAGGACGCCGGGCCCTGATCCTCGCGGGCGGCACCGCGGTCGGCCTCGCCGGAACACTCTTCAGCCTGCCGCTCTCCGCCGCCGGGGTCGCCTTCCTGGGCAACGTCTGGGCGCTGATGATGTTCGGCATCGGACTGATGCTGCGCCAGTACGGCCCGGACCTCTTCCACACCGATCTGGGCGCCGGCTACATCCCGCACGGCGTCATGGTCGGAGCAGGCATCGTGGCACTCGGCCAGGCCGTGCACCTGCTGCTCAGCCGTCGCGACCGCAAACGAACCGCGGCCGCCGCAGACCGCAAACGAACCGCGGCCGCCGCGGACTCCCCGAGCACCGCACCCGTCGAGCAGACGGACCCGAGCACCGCGTACACCGTCGACGAACGCGCACTGCGGCTCTCCCTGATCCGCGGCTACGCGCTCTTCACCGGGGGCGCCGTGGTCCTCGCCGTGCTCGGCGGGCTGATCGGCGAAATGAGCCCGCTCGGCATCGTCGGCTGGGTACTGTTCGCCGCCTTCGCCGCGCTGGTGCACGAACTGATCGTCGGCCTCGCCGCCATGCAGTCCGGCTGGTTCCCGTCCTTCGCCGTCACGCTGATCTTCCTCATCCTCGGCCTCGCCATAGGAATCCCGTCGGTGCCGCTCGCCCTCCTGGTGGGGTACGTCTCCGCCACCGGCCCGGCCTTCGCCGACATGGGCTACGACCTCAAGGCCGGCTGGCTGCTGCGGCGCGAGCACCGCCCCTGGGATCCCTTCGAGCGGGAGGGCCGCCGCCAGCAGTTCCTGGCCGCCCTCATCGGTTTCGCGGTCGCCCTCGCCGTCGTCGCCCTCGCCTGGCGCTCGTACTTCGGGCAGGGCCTCATCCCGCCCGTCGCCAAGGTGTACGCCGACACCATCAAGAGCGGGCTCAGCGACCCGGACGCGGTCCGCACCATGCTGCTCTGGGCCATCCCCGGCGCCGCCATCCAGCTGATAGGCGGCACCCGCCGGCAGATGGGCGTCATGCTCGCCACCGGCCTGCTCATCCTCACCCCGCAGGCCTGCTGGCTGGTCCTCGGCGCCCTCGTCATCAGGGTCGGCTACCGCAAGCTGCGCGGCCCCGCGGCCGACGAGGAACTCAACCTGGTGGGCGCCGGACTGATCGCCGGCAGCTCGCTCGGCGACTCGGCCCAGATCCTCAAGACCTGA
- a CDS encoding adenosylcobinamide amidohydrolase has product MIYGSAGRPPSCHATEGCPIRSVRVRLPEQRGELLARHEDGVDLHHLVWRLGPGWRVCSSAVLGGGIGPRDWILNAQVPGGYPRMDPDRHLAEIAAAEHLSGPGAGLMTAADVTAYTVAADEGVTATATCGLGVRGWAAAPAEDAGAPPRPGTVNIVVILPAPLSDAALVNAVATATEAKVQALLDAGLDCSGTPTDSVCIAAPAPEAGPGEPFAGPRSLWGARLARAVHAAVLEGALP; this is encoded by the coding sequence ATGATCTACGGGTCCGCAGGCCGACCGCCGTCCTGCCACGCCACCGAGGGGTGCCCCATCCGTTCCGTACGCGTCCGGCTGCCCGAACAGCGCGGTGAACTGCTGGCCCGGCACGAGGACGGCGTGGACCTGCACCATCTGGTGTGGCGGCTGGGGCCCGGGTGGCGGGTGTGCAGCAGCGCCGTGCTCGGCGGCGGCATCGGCCCGCGGGACTGGATCCTCAACGCCCAGGTGCCCGGCGGCTATCCGCGGATGGACCCCGACCGCCACCTCGCCGAGATCGCCGCGGCCGAACACCTCAGCGGGCCCGGCGCCGGTCTGATGACGGCCGCCGATGTCACCGCGTACACGGTCGCCGCGGACGAGGGCGTCACGGCCACCGCCACCTGCGGCCTCGGAGTACGCGGCTGGGCGGCGGCCCCGGCCGAGGACGCCGGGGCACCGCCGCGGCCCGGCACGGTCAACATCGTCGTCATCCTCCCCGCGCCGCTCTCCGACGCCGCACTCGTCAACGCCGTCGCCACCGCCACCGAGGCCAAGGTCCAGGCTCTCCTCGACGCAGGGCTCGACTGCTCCGGCACCCCCACCGACTCCGTCTGCATCGCCGCCCCCGCCCCCGAGGCCGGACCGGGCGAACCGTTCGCCGGGCCGCGCTCGCTCTGGGGTGCGCGACTCGCCAGGGCGGTGCACGCTGCGGTACTCGAAGGCGCGCTGCCGTAA
- a CDS encoding sulfite oxidase: MRSVPPPEATYDGMRLRQWARGAARSAGIERRDLLRLVAAASVAGPLADLAAPAHAAPGAPSPAPGIVKPLPPEVFTVRGTNAETNFAALRPTGLLTPADRFFVRNHTSTPRIDSAAWKLRVWGDALSGPAVEFTYDELRALPSFTRTSFVECAGNARSYYTTQQSQQVSGTAWTLGAIGTARWRGVRLADVLRRAGITGDAVDVLPRGLDDEVISDGINLGRVRRPLPVSKALDDVLLAFEMNGEPLPPDHGHPVRLIVPSWIGVANVKWVGDIEVSAAPLVSPWNTGLYRLFGPGYPPEGSAPLTRQTLKSAFELTPGASFAARRRHVLTGRSWSGGAPVRTVEVSTDGGARWRRARLRDESRSSSWVRWSADWLPEDRGPAVLLARATDRTGRTQPEVAVHNTQGYLFDAVVRHEVRVV; encoded by the coding sequence ATGAGGTCCGTTCCTCCGCCCGAGGCCACGTACGACGGGATGCGGTTGCGCCAGTGGGCGCGTGGCGCCGCCCGTTCCGCAGGTATCGAGCGCCGTGATCTGCTCAGGCTGGTGGCGGCCGCCTCGGTGGCCGGCCCGCTTGCCGATCTCGCCGCCCCCGCGCATGCCGCGCCCGGCGCCCCCTCCCCCGCGCCCGGGATCGTGAAGCCGCTGCCGCCCGAGGTGTTCACCGTGCGGGGCACCAACGCCGAGACGAACTTCGCGGCACTGCGCCCGACCGGGCTGCTCACTCCGGCCGACCGCTTCTTCGTGCGCAATCACACCAGCACCCCGCGGATCGACTCGGCCGCCTGGAAGCTGCGGGTTTGGGGCGACGCGCTCAGCGGCCCGGCGGTGGAGTTCACGTACGACGAGCTGCGCGCTCTGCCGTCGTTCACGCGCACCTCGTTCGTCGAGTGCGCGGGCAACGCCCGCAGCTACTACACGACGCAGCAGAGCCAGCAGGTCAGCGGGACGGCCTGGACCCTGGGCGCAATCGGGACGGCCCGCTGGCGCGGGGTCCGGCTCGCCGATGTGCTGCGCCGTGCGGGCATCACGGGGGATGCGGTCGACGTACTGCCGCGTGGCCTGGACGACGAGGTGATCAGCGACGGCATCAATCTGGGACGGGTCCGCCGGCCGCTGCCGGTCTCGAAGGCGCTGGACGACGTACTGCTCGCCTTCGAGATGAACGGCGAACCGCTGCCGCCCGACCACGGCCATCCGGTGCGGCTGATCGTGCCGTCCTGGATCGGTGTCGCGAACGTCAAGTGGGTCGGCGACATCGAGGTGAGCGCGGCGCCCCTGGTCTCCCCGTGGAACACCGGGCTGTACCGGCTGTTCGGCCCCGGCTATCCGCCGGAGGGCAGTGCCCCGCTGACCCGGCAGACGCTGAAGAGCGCCTTCGAGCTGACTCCGGGTGCGTCGTTTGCCGCCCGTCGGCGCCACGTGCTGACGGGCCGCTCGTGGTCGGGCGGAGCACCCGTGCGTACGGTCGAGGTCAGCACCGACGGGGGCGCCCGGTGGCGCCGCGCGCGGCTGCGCGACGAGTCGAGGAGCAGCAGTTGGGTCCGCTGGTCGGCAGACTGGCTGCCGGAAGACCGTGGCCCCGCCGTCCTGCTGGCGCGGGCGACTGACCGGACGGGCCGTACCCAGCCGGAGGTTGCTGTGCACAACACGCAGGGGTACCTGTTCGATGCCGTGGTCCGGCACGAGGTGCGGGTCGTCTGA
- a CDS encoding ABC transporter ATP-binding protein, with protein sequence MTPPARSGLRADRVSREAGGRLILDGVSLTSPPGATVGLIGPNGSGKSTLLRILAGVLAPDAGTVTLDDDPLARIGRRTVARRVAVVDQHSLTQVELSVVDVVRLGRIPHRRAWSAATAADEAAVGEALERTGLTGRRDQSWHTLSGGERQRVQIARALAQQPRELLLDEPTNHLDVQHQLELLSLVTSLPLTAVIALHDLNLAAMFCDRIVVMNGGRVVAGGSPAEVITQELIAEVYRVRAVVTPDGPQGRPSVRFCPGRP encoded by the coding sequence GTGACCCCGCCCGCCCGCAGCGGGCTGCGGGCCGACAGAGTCAGCCGGGAGGCGGGCGGCCGTCTCATCCTGGACGGGGTCTCACTGACTTCGCCGCCCGGTGCCACCGTCGGGCTGATCGGCCCGAACGGCTCGGGCAAGTCGACCCTGCTGCGGATACTGGCCGGAGTACTCGCCCCGGACGCCGGCACGGTCACCCTCGACGACGACCCGCTGGCCAGGATCGGCCGCCGCACGGTGGCCCGGAGGGTCGCGGTGGTGGACCAGCACTCCCTCACCCAGGTCGAGCTGAGCGTCGTGGACGTCGTACGCCTCGGCCGCATCCCGCACCGACGCGCCTGGTCGGCGGCGACAGCGGCGGACGAGGCCGCGGTGGGCGAGGCGCTGGAGCGGACCGGTCTCACCGGCCGCCGGGACCAGTCCTGGCACACCCTCTCGGGCGGCGAGCGCCAGCGGGTCCAGATCGCCCGCGCGCTGGCCCAGCAGCCGCGCGAACTGCTGCTGGACGAACCGACGAACCACCTGGACGTCCAGCACCAGCTGGAACTGCTGTCCCTGGTCACCTCGCTGCCGCTGACGGCTGTCATCGCGCTGCACGACCTCAATCTGGCCGCGATGTTCTGCGACCGGATCGTGGTGATGAACGGGGGCCGGGTGGTCGCGGGCGGGTCCCCGGCCGAGGTGATCACCCAGGAGCTCATCGCCGAGGTCTACCGGGTCAGGGCCGTCGTGACACCCGACGGCCCCCAGGGGCGGCCCTCGGTGCGTTTTTGTCCGGGGCGGCCCTGA
- a CDS encoding IclR family transcriptional regulator, with the protein MAERGTDTTTPALDGQQAPGVLQTVDRALLVLLTFTEQRPEWGVSELARHHGWDKAVVQRLLTTLSARGFLLCDENSRRYRPGPALSRLARVSEHSGVLSSISRPILARLLRETGESIVLNVPHGGSYRCEAAVDGTGPVRYTAIIGAVMPGHAGASGHTIFAYHPEREIRQMFGANGLTRFNDRTITDLDALLTCYAQVRADGYSITHGEYDEAVTAVSAPVFQGDGVPASLTVIGPSHRVDRAADTLVTLVRAGAAEITAALGG; encoded by the coding sequence ATGGCTGAGCGCGGCACGGACACCACCACCCCGGCCCTCGACGGACAGCAGGCCCCGGGAGTGCTGCAGACCGTCGACCGGGCCCTGCTCGTCCTGCTGACGTTCACCGAACAGCGGCCCGAATGGGGCGTCAGTGAACTGGCCCGCCACCACGGCTGGGACAAGGCCGTCGTCCAGCGACTGCTCACCACCCTGAGCGCGCGCGGCTTCCTGCTCTGCGACGAGAACAGCCGCCGCTACCGCCCCGGACCGGCGCTGTCCCGGCTGGCCAGGGTCAGCGAACACAGCGGAGTGCTGTCCTCGATCTCCAGGCCGATACTCGCCCGGCTGCTCCGCGAGACCGGCGAGAGCATCGTCCTCAACGTCCCGCACGGCGGCAGCTACCGTTGCGAAGCCGCCGTCGACGGCACCGGACCCGTCCGTTACACGGCGATCATCGGCGCCGTCATGCCCGGTCACGCCGGAGCGTCCGGTCACACCATCTTCGCGTACCACCCCGAACGCGAGATCCGGCAGATGTTCGGCGCCAACGGGCTGACGCGCTTCAATGACCGCACCATCACCGACCTGGACGCCCTGCTCACCTGCTACGCACAGGTCCGTGCCGACGGTTACTCCATCACCCACGGAGAGTACGACGAGGCCGTCACCGCGGTCTCCGCCCCCGTCTTCCAGGGCGACGGCGTCCCCGCCTCCCTCACCGTCATCGGCCCGTCCCACCGCGTGGACCGGGCCGCCGACACCCTCGTGACGCTGGTACGCGCCGGAGCGGCGGAGATCACCGCGGCCCTCGGCGGCTGA
- a CDS encoding NAD(P)-dependent oxidoreductase gives MSAATADVTPQRPVVAVLGTGIMGSGMARSLLRAGLEVRAWNRTQAKAQPLAADGATVTGTAAEAVRGADVILTVLNDKTSVAAALTAASDGVRRGQVLLQSSTVGPDASVELAQRAADLGLVYLDAPVSGTRQPAEQGALTVFVSGPSAAREVAAPVLDAIGQRTVWVAEEPGAASRLKLVVNTWVINMVGGVAECLNLAEGLGVDPQLFLDAVRGGPLDSGYLHGKSAAVLSGDLTPSFALSTALKDTRLILEAAEQTGLRLDLTAASAARFERAEATGHGGEDMIATYYAGRPAEKDAG, from the coding sequence ATGAGCGCAGCAACAGCCGACGTCACCCCGCAGCGGCCGGTCGTCGCCGTCCTCGGTACCGGAATCATGGGGTCGGGAATGGCCCGGAGCCTGCTCCGGGCCGGGCTGGAGGTCCGCGCCTGGAACCGTACGCAGGCCAAGGCGCAGCCCCTCGCCGCGGACGGCGCCACCGTTACCGGCACGGCCGCGGAAGCCGTACGCGGCGCCGACGTCATTCTCACCGTGCTCAACGACAAGACCTCCGTCGCCGCCGCGCTCACCGCCGCGTCCGACGGGGTGCGCCGCGGCCAGGTCCTGCTGCAGAGCTCCACCGTCGGACCGGATGCCTCGGTCGAGTTGGCTCAACGCGCCGCGGACCTGGGCCTCGTCTACCTCGACGCCCCGGTCTCCGGAACCAGGCAGCCCGCGGAACAGGGCGCGCTGACCGTCTTCGTCTCCGGACCGTCCGCCGCCCGCGAAGTGGCCGCACCCGTGCTCGACGCGATCGGACAGCGCACGGTCTGGGTCGCCGAGGAACCGGGGGCCGCCTCCAGGCTGAAGCTCGTGGTCAACACCTGGGTGATCAACATGGTGGGCGGCGTGGCGGAGTGCCTCAACCTCGCTGAGGGGCTGGGCGTGGACCCACAGCTGTTCCTCGACGCCGTGAGGGGCGGCCCGCTCGACTCCGGGTATCTGCACGGCAAGTCCGCCGCGGTCCTGTCCGGCGATCTCACCCCGAGCTTCGCCCTGAGCACGGCACTCAAGGACACCCGTCTCATCCTCGAAGCCGCCGAACAGACCGGGCTACGGCTGGATCTGACCGCCGCCTCGGCGGCCCGCTTCGAGCGCGCCGAGGCGACCGGGCACGGCGGCGAGGACATGATCGCCACCTACTACGCGGGCCGGCCGGCAGAGAAGGACGCCGGCTGA
- a CDS encoding ABC transporter substrate-binding protein, translated as MGPETPRYFVPPIAGHARSAALLMAGTVLLTACGGGGDSSAAKSTGADGYPVTLKNCGRTVTVEAAPRRAVPVDQGSTEILLSLGLADRLAATATWTDPVMKGLEKANAGVPRISENRPSSEKVLDQEPDFVSASFESTLAKGGVAPREQFEKLGVPTYVSPADCTAKDNSKDGDGVRTGALTMDSVYREVRDLAQVFGVPERGEKLVAELRARVRKATDGVDASGATLMYWFANSESPYLAGCCGAPGVITGELGAKNVFDDTHEEWPQINWETVADRNPDVLVIGDLTRKSETAESASRKIAFLESNPATKNMDAVRHKRYVLLSGQAMNPSIRTVEGVERVAAGLRTFGLAG; from the coding sequence ATGGGCCCAGAGACGCCGAGGTACTTCGTGCCGCCCATAGCCGGCCACGCCCGCTCCGCCGCCCTGCTCATGGCGGGGACAGTCCTGCTGACAGCCTGTGGTGGTGGCGGGGACAGCTCCGCAGCCAAGTCCACCGGGGCCGACGGCTATCCGGTGACCCTGAAGAACTGCGGGCGCACCGTCACCGTGGAGGCGGCCCCGCGCCGTGCCGTCCCGGTCGACCAGGGGTCCACCGAGATCCTGCTCTCGCTCGGCCTCGCCGACCGGCTGGCCGCCACCGCCACCTGGACCGACCCGGTGATGAAGGGCCTGGAGAAGGCCAACGCCGGCGTCCCGAGGATCTCCGAGAACCGTCCCTCCTCGGAGAAGGTCCTGGACCAGGAGCCCGACTTCGTCAGCGCGTCCTTCGAGTCGACGCTCGCCAAGGGCGGCGTCGCCCCACGCGAGCAGTTCGAGAAGCTGGGCGTCCCCACCTACGTCTCGCCCGCCGACTGCACCGCCAAGGACAACAGCAAGGACGGCGACGGGGTCCGGACCGGAGCGCTGACCATGGACAGCGTCTACCGTGAAGTACGCGACCTTGCCCAGGTGTTCGGTGTCCCGGAGCGGGGCGAGAAGCTCGTGGCGGAGCTGCGTGCCCGGGTGCGCAAGGCCACCGACGGCGTCGACGCCTCCGGCGCCACCCTGATGTACTGGTTCGCCAACTCCGAGTCCCCGTACCTGGCGGGCTGTTGCGGAGCACCCGGCGTCATCACCGGTGAGCTCGGCGCGAAGAACGTCTTCGACGACACCCATGAGGAATGGCCGCAGATCAACTGGGAGACGGTCGCCGACCGCAACCCGGACGTGCTGGTCATCGGCGATCTGACCCGCAAGTCGGAGACCGCCGAGAGCGCCTCGCGGAAGATCGCGTTCCTGGAGTCCAACCCCGCCACGAAGAACATGGACGCCGTACGGCACAAGCGCTACGTGCTGCTCAGCGGCCAGGCCATGAACCCGTCGATCCGTACGGTCGAGGGCGTGGAGCGCGTCGCCGCCGGGCTGCGTACGTTCGGGCTCGCGGGGTGA
- a CDS encoding FecCD family ABC transporter permease: MTDTEQAAKVSERALTHAGEGGRPGIRGIRSGLLWAGGLLLLVLSVAVAVTIGPARISVNDVRDTVAAHLGLGESPLSPIRDGIIWNLRMPRTLLAAVCGAGLAVCGTVMQSLLRNPLADPFVLGVSSGASTGAVVVVVLGVGGGAVSLSAGAFIGALCSFALVLLLSHTLGGSTDRVVLSGVAAMQLFSALTSFVVMTAADAEQTRGVLFWLLGSLGGVGWTDVWTCSAVLAVTLLICLGHARTLDAFAFGQDAAATLGVHVGRTRIVLLCTTALLTAALVSSAGAIGFVGLVLPHAARALTGSGHRRLLPVTALAGAVFLVWVDTLARTVLDPQEVPVGVVTALIGVPAFVLVLYRTRRSA; encoded by the coding sequence GTGACGGACACCGAACAGGCCGCGAAGGTGAGTGAGCGCGCGCTCACCCATGCCGGTGAGGGCGGGCGTCCCGGCATCCGGGGCATCCGCAGCGGACTCCTGTGGGCCGGCGGGCTCCTGCTGCTCGTCCTGTCCGTCGCGGTGGCCGTCACCATCGGTCCGGCCAGGATCTCCGTCAACGACGTCCGGGACACGGTCGCGGCCCACCTCGGGCTCGGGGAGTCGCCGCTCAGCCCGATCCGGGACGGCATCATCTGGAACCTGCGCATGCCCAGGACGCTGCTCGCCGCCGTCTGCGGTGCCGGGCTCGCGGTCTGCGGCACCGTCATGCAGTCGCTGCTGCGCAACCCGCTCGCCGACCCGTTCGTCCTCGGTGTCTCCTCCGGGGCGTCGACCGGCGCGGTCGTGGTCGTCGTCCTCGGGGTCGGCGGGGGAGCGGTGTCCCTGTCGGCCGGTGCGTTCATCGGGGCGCTGTGCTCCTTCGCGCTGGTCCTGCTGCTCAGCCACACCCTCGGCGGCAGCACCGACCGGGTGGTCCTGTCCGGGGTCGCGGCCATGCAGCTGTTCTCCGCGCTCACCTCCTTCGTCGTGATGACCGCCGCCGACGCCGAGCAGACCCGCGGGGTGCTGTTCTGGCTTCTGGGTTCACTCGGCGGCGTCGGCTGGACCGATGTGTGGACCTGCTCCGCCGTGCTGGCCGTGACGCTGCTGATCTGCCTGGGCCATGCCCGTACGCTCGATGCCTTCGCCTTCGGCCAGGACGCGGCCGCCACCCTGGGTGTCCATGTCGGGCGCACCCGGATCGTGCTGCTCTGCACAACCGCGCTGCTGACCGCCGCACTGGTCAGCTCGGCCGGTGCCATCGGCTTCGTCGGCCTGGTGCTGCCGCACGCGGCCCGTGCGCTCACCGGTTCCGGGCATCGCAGACTGCTGCCGGTCACCGCGCTGGCCGGGGCCGTTTTCCTGGTCTGGGTCGACACCCTCGCGCGCACCGTCCTCGATCCGCAGGAGGTTCCGGTGGGCGTCGTCACCGCCCTGATCGGGGTGCCGGCCTTCGTCCTCGTCCTCTACCGCACCCGGCGGTCCGCGTGA
- a CDS encoding PRC and DUF2382 domain-containing protein encodes MGAADGFTDSGELDGLTVYDTAGEKIGNVGRVYVDDNTGRPDWITVKTGLFGMKESFVPLAGARRVGSDLHISHPKDRVKEAPRVDADAHLSVSEEEELYRHYGLSKNTGGKLTGRTGTAGTAGAPTTSGTGTMGAAGAGAAAGAGAGAMGANASATRKATAGTTGAAAGAGTGKHRDTETSGTARPLVGAGAGSERSASTDLGGKEELIRSEEQLRIGTEEYESGRARLHKYVVTENVTRTVPVMHEEVRVVREPLQPGDKAAGHGNINEQDVEVTLHAERATMRKETVPVERVRMETKKVTEQKEVSAELRKEQIDYADGLTKDGKDIGGKDMGGEFGQGRRR; translated from the coding sequence ATGGGAGCCGCTGACGGTTTCACGGATTCCGGAGAGCTCGACGGCCTGACGGTGTACGACACCGCGGGCGAGAAGATCGGCAACGTGGGGCGGGTGTATGTCGACGACAACACCGGCCGACCGGACTGGATCACGGTGAAGACCGGCCTGTTCGGTATGAAGGAGAGCTTCGTGCCTCTCGCCGGAGCCCGTCGCGTGGGCTCCGACCTGCACATCTCTCATCCGAAGGACCGCGTCAAGGAAGCGCCCCGGGTGGACGCGGACGCTCACCTCTCCGTCTCCGAGGAAGAGGAGCTCTACCGGCACTACGGCCTGAGCAAGAACACCGGCGGCAAGCTCACCGGGCGTACCGGGACCGCCGGCACGGCCGGTGCGCCGACCACGTCCGGGACCGGCACCATGGGCGCGGCCGGAGCGGGCGCGGCCGCCGGGGCAGGAGCCGGGGCCATGGGCGCCAACGCCTCCGCCACGCGCAAGGCGACGGCCGGCACCACCGGCGCCGCAGCGGGCGCCGGCACGGGCAAACACCGGGACACCGAGACCTCCGGCACGGCCCGGCCGCTGGTCGGAGCCGGAGCGGGCTCCGAACGGTCCGCGTCCACCGACCTGGGCGGCAAGGAGGAACTCATCCGCTCCGAGGAGCAGCTGCGCATCGGCACCGAGGAGTACGAGAGCGGCAGGGCGCGCCTGCACAAGTACGTCGTCACCGAGAACGTCACCAGGACCGTGCCGGTGATGCACGAAGAGGTACGCGTGGTGCGCGAGCCGCTCCAGCCCGGCGACAAGGCGGCAGGGCACGGGAACATCAACGAGCAGGATGTGGAGGTCACCCTGCATGCCGAGCGCGCCACGATGCGGAAGGAGACCGTGCCGGTCGAGCGGGTGCGGATGGAAACGAAGAAGGTGACCGAACAGAAGGAAGTCTCCGCGGAACTGCGCAAGGAGCAGATCGACTACGCGGACGGCCTGACCAAGGACGGCAAGGACATAGGCGGCAAGGACATGGGCGGCGAGTTCGGTCAGGGACGGCGCCGCTGA
- a CDS encoding alpha/beta fold hydrolase, protein MPTPPPVTYRHGGLVCTDHAIDVPLDHRTPEGPAIALFAREVVAEGREHEDLPRLLWLQGGPGGRAERPNAAGAWLRRALTEYRVVLLDQRGTGRSTPADRRTLARFGTDSEAAAGYLAHFRADSIVCDAELLRRRLQGEQPWSVLGQSFGGFTTLTYLSLAPEGLTRAYITGGLPTLTGHADDVYRAAYARTLTQNERYFARYPGDQALADAVAAHLDTHDVRMPTGERLTVRRFQTLGITFGTASKSESLHYLLETAFTDGVDGPELTDTFLRGVDAAVSFAERPLYAALHEPIYAQGGRATDWSAHRVRQEFPAFDATAGGPLRFTGEMVYPWQFEEDPALVPLRGAAEELAARTDWPALYDLDRLAANEVPVVAAVYHDDMFVDREHALATADAVHGLRAWVTDAYAHDGVRADAAVLDRLIAMGRGEV, encoded by the coding sequence ATGCCCACCCCACCCCCCGTCACCTACCGCCACGGCGGTCTGGTCTGTACCGACCACGCCATCGACGTGCCGCTCGACCACCGCACACCCGAGGGCCCCGCCATCGCCCTCTTCGCCCGCGAAGTCGTCGCCGAGGGACGCGAACACGAGGACCTGCCCCGTCTCCTCTGGCTCCAGGGCGGCCCCGGCGGCCGTGCCGAGCGCCCCAACGCCGCGGGGGCCTGGCTGCGCCGCGCCCTCACCGAGTACCGCGTCGTCCTGCTCGACCAGCGCGGCACCGGCCGCTCGACCCCCGCCGACCGGCGCACCCTCGCCCGATTCGGTACGGACTCCGAGGCCGCCGCCGGATACCTCGCGCACTTCCGCGCCGACTCGATCGTCTGCGACGCCGAACTCCTGCGCCGCCGGCTCCAGGGCGAACAGCCGTGGAGCGTGCTCGGCCAGAGCTTCGGCGGCTTCACCACGCTCACCTATCTCAGCCTCGCCCCCGAAGGGCTCACCCGGGCCTACATCACCGGCGGACTGCCGACCCTCACCGGCCACGCCGACGACGTGTACCGCGCCGCCTACGCCCGCACCCTCACCCAGAACGAGCGCTACTTCGCCCGCTACCCCGGCGACCAGGCCCTCGCCGACGCCGTCGCCGCGCACCTGGACACCCACGACGTCCGGATGCCGACCGGCGAACGCCTCACCGTGCGCCGCTTCCAGACCCTCGGCATCACGTTCGGCACCGCGTCCAAATCCGAATCGCTCCACTACCTCCTGGAGACCGCCTTCACCGACGGCGTCGACGGGCCGGAGCTCACCGACACCTTCCTGCGCGGTGTCGACGCCGCCGTGTCGTTCGCCGAACGCCCCCTGTACGCCGCACTCCACGAGCCGATCTACGCTCAGGGCGGCCGTGCCACCGACTGGTCCGCGCACCGCGTCCGCCAGGAGTTCCCCGCCTTCGACGCCACCGCCGGGGGCCCTCTGCGGTTCACCGGTGAGATGGTCTACCCCTGGCAGTTCGAGGAGGACCCCGCGCTCGTCCCGCTGCGCGGCGCCGCCGAGGAACTCGCCGCCCGCACCGACTGGCCGGCCCTCTACGACCTGGACCGGCTCGCCGCCAACGAGGTCCCCGTCGTCGCCGCCGTCTACCACGACGACATGTTCGTCGACCGGGAGCACGCCCTGGCCACCGCCGACGCCGTACACGGCCTGCGCGCCTGGGTCACCGACGCCTACGCCCACGACGGGGTCAGGGCCGACGCCGCCGTGCTGGACCGGCTGATCGCGATGGGCCGCGGCGAGGTCTGA